The following proteins are encoded in a genomic region of Methanobacteriaceae archaeon:
- a CDS encoding methyl CoM reductase subunit C: protein MYNILLFSGGVYKFELLAEYIEDVGGLLVQEDRLHISRGSYFLSEEMRVILIVPQSEISSVKSFAYDIKGNIEELKLEKNLESKLKNSLIIYNILSKKENWMGITEILDQIQKDTQGNYYNELESDIKDSEHDLEKCLELMLSLKLIKKRKHNEIDEYHLVQKN, encoded by the coding sequence ATGTACAATATATTGCTCTTCAGTGGTGGGGTATACAAATTTGAACTCCTGGCAGAATACATTGAAGATGTAGGTGGTTTACTAGTGCAGGAAGATCGTCTTCATATATCTCGTGGGAGTTATTTTCTTTCAGAAGAGATGAGGGTAATTTTAATTGTGCCCCAAAGTGAAATTTCAAGTGTCAAATCCTTTGCCTATGATATAAAAGGAAATATTGAAGAATTAAAATTAGAAAAAAATCTTGAAAGCAAGCTTAAAAACTCTTTAATTATATACAATATTTTGTCTAAGAAAGAAAATTGGATGGGAATAACTGAAATACTTGATCAAATACAAAAGGATACTCAAGGAAATTATTATAATGAACTTGAATCAGATATAAAAGATTCCGAACATGATTTGGAAAAGTGTTTAGAATTAATGCTTTCATTAAAACTCATTAAAAAACGTAAACATAACGAAATTGATGAATATCATCTCGTTCAAAAAAATTAA
- a CDS encoding RNA-binding protein yields the protein MMKNYEKNVAEKNKACDLLIEFKESENPGNDSIDSLLPEIKGMEEIEKVLNNTEAYFYIKESEFYDVVTVDLYSNPILAIEEFKKTPTIAIKKVIPLDLVVPSLKENIIRDVLNLASIKIKNNESFTVKCEIRNKRYIKSKEQLIYQIIDEICNKLKYNYDEKNPHWTIIIEEFGKNTGIGINKTQNIFINQ from the coding sequence ATCATGAAAAACTATGAAAAAAATGTTGCAGAAAAAAATAAAGCGTGTGATTTGTTAATTGAATTTAAAGAAAGTGAAAACCCAGGAAATGATTCAATTGATTCATTATTACCCGAAATTAAAGGAATGGAAGAAATTGAAAAAGTTTTAAATAATACAGAAGCTTATTTTTATATTAAGGAATCAGAATTTTACGATGTTGTTACTGTTGATTTATATTCCAACCCTATTTTAGCTATTGAGGAATTCAAAAAGACACCTACAATTGCTATAAAGAAAGTAATACCCCTTGATTTAGTTGTGCCTTCGCTTAAAGAGAATATTATTAGAGATGTTTTGAATTTAGCATCCATTAAAATAAAAAATAATGAATCTTTTACTGTAAAATGTGAAATTCGAAATAAAAGATACATAAAATCTAAAGAGCAATTGATTTATCAAATAATAGATGAAATCTGTAATAAATTGAAGTACAATTATGATGAAAAAAATCCCCACTGGACAATAATTATAGAAGAATTTGGAAAAAACACTGGAATTGGAATAAATAAGACTCAAAATATATTCATAAATCAATAA
- a CDS encoding ATPase: MIVRIASGISGFDNLTSSDDGLGLGLGGIPENTATLIYGPQGVGKSIFCYEFAYHGLTQDEPCLFLTTDHDMSEIYQNMADMGFVLDDYMEKGMLYVVDAASSDLDVEESDRYQLSSVRNPTDILVKVTRGARSISQSSLRSRGLIDSLTTILESNNELLIVRVLKTYILRMKESGSTVLITYTEGSADSKTEIMIKSMVDNIVKLDGEKITIEAMKGMGKKDASYELTSDGLNILINGS; the protein is encoded by the coding sequence ATGATAGTTCGCATTGCTTCGGGTATTTCTGGATTTGATAATTTAACCTCTTCTGATGACGGCCTGGGATTGGGTTTGGGAGGTATTCCTGAAAACACAGCCACACTAATATACGGTCCGCAAGGTGTTGGTAAGTCCATTTTTTGTTATGAATTCGCCTACCATGGGCTGACTCAGGATGAGCCCTGTCTCTTTTTAACTACGGATCATGACATGTCTGAAATTTATCAAAACATGGCTGATATGGGATTTGTTCTGGATGATTATATGGAAAAGGGGATGTTGTATGTGGTTGATGCGGCTTCCAGTGATTTAGATGTGGAAGAATCCGATAGATATCAACTTTCATCCGTTCGAAACCCAACTGACATCCTGGTTAAAGTCACCAGAGGGGCGCGTTCCATCTCCCAAAGCAGCCTTCGTTCAAGGGGGTTGATAGATTCCCTGACCACGATTCTAGAGTCTAATAATGAACTTTTAATTGTCCGTGTTTTAAAAACATACATTTTAAGGATGAAAGAATCGGGTAGTACTGTATTAATCACCTATACCGAAGGATCTGCAGATTCAAAGACAGAAATCATGATTAAGTCCATGGTTGATAACATTGTAAAACTTGATGGAGAAAAAATAACCATTGAAGCAATGAAAGGCATGGGAAAAAAAGATGCTTCCTATGAACTCACCAGTGATGGTTTAAATATCTTAATTAATGGTTCATAA
- a CDS encoding glycosyltransferase family 4 protein encodes MKIAFIYDTVYPWVKGGAEKRIYELARRLVKNGHEVHWYSWGWWWPEKGKKDIILEGIHLHGVGQPHSLYNGNKRSIKEAILFAVKLWPQLNKEKFDIIDCQGFPFFSCITAKIHSIFGKSKLIITFHEVWGDYWYQYLGYLGFFGKLVEKFIFRLTNRIITVSSKTQQDLLKQINASEAKVIPNGIDFKEIIEVKPHKNHHQVVFAGRLIKEKRVDLLIRALAFVKKDVTNIKAIIFGEGPEEQKIKKLADELELSNNITFRGFLENHPDLISHLKSSEVFVLPSEREGFGIIVIESNACGLPVVIVQSSMNAAVDLVNEGMNGFIANSTVEDLAKKITLALHEKKSMSDNCIAFAKKYDWDNIIPVLENYYYNSL; translated from the coding sequence ATGAAAATTGCTTTTATTTATGACACTGTTTATCCCTGGGTTAAGGGAGGGGCTGAAAAAAGAATATACGAACTTGCAAGAAGATTGGTTAAAAATGGGCATGAAGTCCATTGGTACTCCTGGGGATGGTGGTGGCCAGAAAAAGGCAAAAAAGACATAATATTAGAAGGTATTCACTTGCATGGAGTCGGTCAACCCCACTCTTTATACAATGGAAATAAACGATCTATTAAAGAAGCCATTCTTTTCGCTGTGAAACTCTGGCCGCAACTTAATAAAGAAAAATTTGATATCATTGATTGTCAGGGATTTCCATTTTTCTCCTGTATCACAGCAAAAATCCACTCTATTTTTGGAAAATCTAAATTAATAATTACTTTTCATGAAGTGTGGGGTGATTATTGGTACCAATATTTAGGGTATTTAGGATTTTTCGGAAAGCTTGTAGAGAAATTCATTTTTCGTTTAACTAACCGAATTATTACTGTATCTTCAAAAACACAGCAAGATCTTCTAAAACAAATAAATGCTTCTGAAGCTAAAGTGATTCCCAATGGTATTGATTTTAAGGAAATCATTGAAGTTAAACCACATAAAAATCATCACCAAGTTGTATTCGCCGGTAGATTGATTAAAGAAAAACGAGTAGATTTGTTAATTAGAGCACTAGCCTTTGTAAAAAAGGATGTGACCAACATTAAAGCCATAATTTTTGGCGAAGGGCCAGAAGAACAAAAAATAAAAAAACTCGCTGATGAACTCGAATTATCAAATAATATTACATTCAGAGGATTTCTTGAAAACCATCCCGATCTTATTTCACATCTAAAATCATCAGAAGTATTTGTATTACCATCCGAAAGAGAAGGCTTTGGTATAATAGTCATTGAATCAAATGCTTGTGGGTTACCTGTAGTTATAGTTCAGAGTTCTATGAATGCAGCTGTTGATCTAGTAAACGAGGGAATGAATGGTTTCATAGCAAATTCAACAGTTGAAGATCTTGCCAAGAAAATTACCCTAGCCTTGCATGAAAAAAAGAGCATGAGCGATAATTGCATCGCTTTTGCTAAAAAATATGATTGGGATAATATAATCCCAGTTCTTGAAAATTATTATTATAACTCCTTATAG
- a CDS encoding glycosyltransferase family 4 protein yields the protein MKILQTPVRFYPYIGGVENYVYYLSQELVQMGHEVNVLCANEPVSAEYGTVNGINIKRLFSIGKIANTNLTPGLLRALSREDFDIIHTHIPTPWSADLSAYISSKNKKPLVLTYHNDVTGKGFANHIAKLYNATGLQRVLKKADRIIITQASYFESSPYLKPYHEKILVVPNGVNINKFQPSKAKEKNTLFFLSVLDEYHKYKGLDYLLNALKIVKNEIKSVKLIVGGKGVLLKSYGELATKLGLEENVEFVGFIPDDKLSDYYSQANIFVLPSISPVQEGFGIVALEALACKTPVVTTNIVGIADDLKKSESGTVVKPKDVESLAQGIIKILNNQKLQLTMGENGRKMVGEKYTWKKVAETMVNIYSEII from the coding sequence ATGAAAATACTTCAGACTCCAGTTAGATTTTACCCATATATTGGTGGGGTAGAAAACTATGTTTATTACTTATCCCAAGAATTAGTTCAAATGGGCCATGAGGTTAATGTTTTATGTGCAAATGAGCCTGTTTCAGCTGAATATGGAACGGTTAATGGAATAAATATTAAAAGACTATTTTCAATTGGTAAAATAGCCAATACAAACCTAACACCCGGACTTCTTCGAGCTTTATCGCGTGAAGATTTTGATATTATCCACACACATATCCCAACACCATGGAGTGCTGATCTAAGTGCTTACATATCTTCAAAAAATAAAAAACCATTGGTCTTAACGTATCACAATGACGTAACTGGAAAAGGATTTGCAAACCATATAGCAAAATTATATAACGCTACTGGACTGCAAAGAGTTCTCAAAAAAGCTGACAGGATTATAATTACCCAAGCAAGCTACTTTGAATCATCCCCATATCTCAAGCCTTACCATGAAAAAATTTTGGTTGTTCCCAACGGAGTTAATATAAATAAGTTTCAACCATCAAAAGCGAAAGAAAAAAACACTTTGTTCTTCTTAAGTGTTCTTGATGAATATCATAAATATAAAGGTTTGGATTACCTTTTAAATGCCTTGAAAATTGTTAAAAATGAAATAAAATCTGTTAAACTAATTGTAGGAGGTAAAGGAGTTCTTTTAAAATCATATGGAGAATTAGCAACCAAATTGGGATTGGAGGAAAATGTGGAATTTGTTGGTTTCATACCTGATGATAAACTCTCTGATTATTATAGTCAAGCTAATATTTTCGTACTTCCCTCGATTTCTCCAGTACAAGAAGGCTTTGGAATAGTTGCTCTGGAAGCTTTAGCTTGTAAAACACCTGTTGTAACCACCAATATTGTTGGGATAGCTGATGATTTAAAAAAAAGTGAATCTGGAACAGTAGTGAAACCTAAAGATGTTGAATCCCTTGCCCAAGGAATTATAAAAATTCTAAATAATCAAAAACTTCAATTAACAATGGGTGAAAACGGGCGAAAGATGGTTGGGGAAAAGTATACTTGGAAAAAAGTAGCAGAAACCATGGTCAATATTTATAGTGAGATAATTTAG
- a CDS encoding TIGR00304 family protein: MIKGESLIFIGIAAVILGILLIFIGSAVLSSGKNEGHNEVKTGGIILIGPIPIIFGNDRNTVLTVSLVAIIIMVIFYLLFYRGST, translated from the coding sequence ATGATTAAAGGAGAAAGCCTAATTTTTATTGGAATTGCTGCTGTAATACTTGGCATATTACTTATCTTCATAGGCTCAGCTGTTCTATCATCAGGCAAAAACGAAGGCCATAATGAGGTTAAAACAGGTGGCATTATCCTGATTGGGCCAATACCCATCATATTTGGAAACGACAGAAACACGGTTCTTACAGTTTCATTGGTGGCTATTATAATAATGGTGATATTCTATCTCCTGTTTTATAGGGGAAGTACCTGA
- a CDS encoding roadblock/LC7 domain-containing protein: MAKTKKEELDDILTTLMQVGQIKACGIVSKEGLLINSRTPPDVDARIFSALCSTIMGAAEAASGQMTTGSVSQISVKTEKGTIVLIPAGPKAILTVLTEPEAQLGLIFFEMESIAEQVNQIMGGM, from the coding sequence ATGGCCAAAACTAAAAAAGAAGAGCTGGATGACATATTAACAACACTGATGCAGGTAGGTCAGATAAAAGCATGTGGCATAGTTTCTAAAGAGGGACTTTTAATTAACTCCAGAACTCCTCCGGATGTTGATGCTCGTATTTTTTCAGCTTTGTGTTCAACAATCATGGGAGCGGCTGAAGCAGCATCTGGCCAGATGACCACGGGTTCAGTTAGCCAAATTTCTGTAAAGACTGAAAAAGGGACCATAGTGCTAATTCCCGCAGGTCCCAAAGCTATTTTAACCGTACTAACTGAACCTGAAGCTCAGTTGGGACTTATATTCTTTGAAATGGAATCAATTGCTGAACAGGTCAACCAGATCATGGGTGGTATGTGA
- a CDS encoding GTP-binding protein — MKRTHIPKLDDFLGGGIPEGSSVLFYADPGVECEAFGYQTLYSRLEEGDHGFIFTNVTEPSSIIYEFEKFGWDLERNLENNHAFFVDGSSYFIGAPVTGKYGIEDYSQIEEVVIQAITDVPSGVGVINNLSTLIDYLEEGETIRIIKNWNKVAKENETILLYIFTEWDYENDLIMQIKESMDCLVNLNTIEERVIIGQGFMVTGASWTTPSSNMVLFNILRPGGVKIFIPKILVTGPFNAGKSTFVKKIAPESVSVDRMALGQVPTTIAMDIGHVEYKGFIADVFGTPGQERFDLILDVLSKEAVGAFIMVDSTEPKTFARAKEMMKRCKAEAIPKVIVANKQDLPDALSPEEIRKVMNIDHSIPIIPVSLHQDEGIEDALDALLELLYR, encoded by the coding sequence ATGAAGAGAACTCACATTCCTAAACTTGACGATTTTTTAGGTGGAGGAATACCAGAAGGTTCATCTGTCCTTTTCTATGCTGATCCTGGTGTCGAGTGTGAGGCTTTTGGTTATCAAACTCTTTATAGTCGGCTGGAAGAAGGAGATCATGGTTTCATATTTACCAATGTGACTGAACCCAGTTCCATAATATATGAATTCGAAAAATTTGGATGGGATCTTGAAAGAAATTTGGAAAACAACCATGCCTTTTTTGTGGATGGTAGTTCATACTTCATAGGCGCCCCAGTAACAGGCAAATATGGGATAGAAGATTATTCACAAATAGAAGAAGTTGTAATTCAAGCAATCACTGATGTTCCCAGTGGTGTGGGTGTAATTAACAATCTTTCAACTCTCATAGATTATTTAGAGGAAGGAGAAACAATACGTATAATTAAAAATTGGAATAAGGTTGCTAAAGAGAATGAAACCATATTGTTATACATATTTACTGAGTGGGATTATGAAAATGATTTAATCATGCAAATAAAAGAATCTATGGACTGTTTGGTTAACCTTAACACCATTGAAGAAAGAGTAATCATTGGTCAGGGGTTTATGGTTACCGGTGCAAGTTGGACCACTCCCTCCAGCAACATGGTTTTATTTAATATATTACGTCCAGGTGGAGTTAAGATATTCATCCCAAAAATACTGGTAACCGGACCTTTCAACGCTGGAAAATCCACTTTTGTTAAAAAAATAGCACCTGAATCTGTTTCTGTGGATAGAATGGCTCTAGGTCAGGTTCCCACTACTATAGCCATGGATATAGGTCATGTTGAATACAAAGGATTTATTGCTGATGTTTTTGGAACTCCAGGACAGGAACGATTTGACCTCATATTGGATGTTTTGTCTAAAGAAGCTGTAGGTGCATTTATAATGGTGGATTCCACTGAACCTAAAACATTTGCCCGAGCAAAGGAAATGATGAAAAGGTGCAAGGCAGAAGCTATACCCAAGGTTATTGTGGCCAACAAACAAGATCTTCCAGATGCATTATCACCAGAAGAAATCAGAAAAGTCATGAACATAGACCACAGCATACCCATCATTCCGGTAAGCCTGCACCAAGATGAGGGAATCGAAGATGCACTGGATGCTCTTTTGGAACTACTTTACAGGTGA
- a CDS encoding glycosyltransferase family 2 protein, with the protein MKLSVVIPALNEEGIVGKTVESVPLKKLSDAGFETEIIVVDNASEDNTSQEAMEAGAKVVCEKNRGYGNAYLRGFREASGDIIVMGDADGTYPFDEILEFIQPILKENAEFVMGSRLKGNIKKGAMPALHRYIGNPFLTWVLNALFHTGISDAHCGMRAMTKEAWNKMDLKTPGMEFASEMVIEASRKNLRISEVPITYYPREGESKLSSFSDGWRHLRFMMMYRPGPFLFIPGIIVLMLGILLTGVALFQGISRMHSLILGGLLLLIGYQMLLSWLYFGAFGASYGIYRKTSLSKKIMNYHSLEKELIIGVFFLVFGVLIGLNVLYNWATGGFGALYQVQSTVIAMILSILGIQTIFSGMFLSLLLLNQVDESN; encoded by the coding sequence ATGAAATTATCTGTAGTTATCCCCGCTCTAAACGAAGAAGGAATAGTTGGAAAAACTGTTGAATCTGTGCCTTTAAAAAAATTAAGTGATGCGGGGTTTGAAACCGAAATTATAGTTGTTGATAACGCATCCGAAGATAACACTTCTCAAGAAGCCATGGAAGCCGGTGCAAAGGTTGTTTGTGAAAAAAATCGAGGATATGGAAATGCTTATCTTCGAGGTTTCCGTGAAGCATCTGGAGATATAATAGTAATGGGAGATGCCGATGGAACATATCCCTTTGACGAAATATTAGAATTTATTCAACCCATTTTAAAAGAAAATGCAGAATTTGTTATGGGTTCCAGATTAAAAGGTAACATAAAAAAAGGCGCCATGCCTGCCCTTCATAGATACATTGGAAATCCTTTTCTGACATGGGTTTTAAACGCCCTCTTTCATACAGGAATATCTGATGCTCATTGTGGAATGCGTGCCATGACTAAGGAAGCATGGAATAAAATGGATTTAAAAACACCTGGAATGGAATTTGCTTCAGAAATGGTCATAGAAGCATCCCGAAAAAATTTAAGAATATCCGAAGTTCCTATTACCTATTACCCTAGAGAAGGTGAATCGAAACTTAGTTCATTTTCAGACGGATGGAGACATCTGCGTTTTATGATGATGTATCGTCCAGGACCATTTCTGTTCATACCTGGTATTATAGTGCTAATGTTAGGTATACTTCTAACAGGAGTAGCCTTGTTCCAAGGCATTTCTCGCATGCATTCATTAATTTTGGGAGGATTGCTCTTACTAATTGGATACCAAATGCTTCTTTCATGGCTTTATTTTGGAGCATTTGGAGCCTCTTACGGAATTTATCGTAAAACAAGCCTATCAAAAAAAATAATGAATTACCACTCCCTTGAAAAAGAGCTCATTATTGGAGTATTCTTTTTAGTCTTTGGAGTATTAATTGGACTTAATGTACTTTACAATTGGGCTACGGGTGGTTTTGGAGCGCTTTATCAAGTTCAGAGTACAGTTATTGCCATGATTCTATCTATTTTAGGAATACAAACCATTTTCTCAGGAATGTTTTTAAGTTTGTTATTGTTGAATCAAGTAGATGAGAGTAATTAA